In Phycisphaerae bacterium, the DNA window GAGATGCTGCACGTGCGAGTACTTCTCGATTTCGAGCGCCGCTTCGACCCGCGTGGTCCCCGGACGGCAGACGCTGGCAACGTCATTGCGGGCGAGGTCCACGAGCATGGTGTGTTCGGCCAGCTCTTTCGTGTCGATCTTGAGGGCAATCTCCAGCCGCGAATCGAGTTCGGGATCAATCGAACCGTCACGCAGGCCGCGCGGTCGCGTCCCGGCGATGGGGCGGAGCTCGACCGTACGTTTCTCACCGTCACCCGCGACCCGTACGGCCAGCTCCGGCGAAGCGCCGAGCAGTACGCCGAACTCGTCCCGGACATAAAACATGAACGGCGAGGGGTTGCATTCCTTGAGGGCGCGATAGACGGGAAACGCGTCGCCCTCGAAGGGAGCGGACAGCATCCGCCCGACCACAGCTTGAAACACGTCGCCCCTGGCGATCGATGCCTTTACCTCTTCGACCATGGCGACAAAGCGCTCATGAGAAGTATCCGAAGTGAATTCGCCGAGTGTCGCGGCCCCCGTCGGGCACTGGCTCTCGGTTCGGGCGGATTCGAGCGGACTCTCCAAACCCTGCCCCTCGACGACCGGCACCGCTTCGCCGTCACCGCCTGCGACGCTCGCATGCGTCGTCGTTTTGCGAAGGTGGTCCACAATGAAGAACCGCGATGGCAAGAAGAAAACGTAGTCCGGCTCGCTGAGGGGATCACTTGCCGCGGGGGGAATGTCCTCAAGGTGACGCACGAAGTCGTACGCAAACACCCCGAAGAGACCATACGGCAAATCTGCCGGTGGGCCCTGCTCGACCCCGGGCAGGAAGGCCCGCAGAACGTCGACGTGGAGGCACGACCGCAGGCGCTCTTCGAAAGAGGCAGGGCGGGAGACGCTCTCCGGGAGCTGGAATGTCAGGCTTGTATCACACTCGTCCACCAGCACCAGCGAACGGGGCAAACGAGCCTTCACACGGACGAGCAACTGTCGGCCCATGTTCTCG includes these proteins:
- a CDS encoding chorismate-binding protein, which produces MLQHTTPARTARDFAVELAVQTAPGCADAATLFARLTNGGTQPGCVLLESGEQGPRYADRSIGVIRSALMVCGRGNMVEIAALENMGRQLLVRVKARLPRSLVLVDECDTSLTFQLPESVSRPASFEERLRSCLHVDVLRAFLPGVEQGPPADLPYGLFGVFAYDFVRHLEDIPPAASDPLSEPDYVFFLPSRFFIVDHLRKTTTHASVAGGDGEAVPVVEGQGLESPLESARTESQCPTGAATLGEFTSDTSHERFVAMVEEVKASIARGDVFQAVVGRMLSAPFEGDAFPVYRALKECNPSPFMFYVRDEFGVLLGASPELAVRVAGDGEKRTVELRPIAGTRPRGLRDGSIDPELDSRLEIALKIDTKELAEHTMLVDLARNDVASVCRPGTTRVEAALEIEKYSHVQHLVSRIRGELRDEFDALDAYVSTMNMGTLTGAPKPQAMRLIAELESSARGFFGGAVGFLSISGELETAIIIRAMRVLDGHVYLRAGAGIVADSIAQNEWLETERKLDACIKALKEASHGG